The region GACGATCGTAACCTTGCGTTCGCCGAGCGTATCCGCGATGTCGCGAAGCACCGACATCAAACGGGCCGCGCTTTCATAGAAGATTAGCGTTGCCTCAACTCCGGCCAGTTCACTGAGCCGTTGCCGGCGCGCTGCCGCCCTCGGCGGCAGGAAGCCTGCGAAGAAAAAGCTGTCGGTTGGGAGCCCACTGACCGTCAGAGCGGCCACGGCCGCAACCGGGCCCGGCACCGTATGCACTGGCACACCAGCCTCAACCGCGTCTCGCACGAGCTTGTAACCGGGGTCGGAAATCAGCGGCGTGCCGGCATCGGAGATCAGCGCCACCGCCTCCCCCGCGCGCAGCCATTCGAGCACGTACGGCCGGATACGCTCGGCACTATGCTCCTCATAGACACGCAAGTCCCGGCTGATCCCATAATGCGAAAGCAGCTTGCGCGCACGCCGGGTGTCCTCGCACAAAAGCCTGTCCGCGCTGGCCAGCGCTGCAAGCGCCCGCAGGCTGATATCGCCGAGATTCCCGATGGGCGTGGCGACGATATGCAGCCCGGGCGCCAATCCCTGGTTCAGCAGCGCTTCGAGCTGGCTGTCCGTGCGCCTGGAGATCCGCGCGCCGCGGTTTGTGCCGTGTTCGTTCTCGCTCATGGAACAGCGGTATCACAACCGGATCGCGAAAGGGAACGGCCAGCCGCGCCCGCAGAGCCGTCGCCACAAAGGGGCCATAGCTGTCTGCTGACATACGGCGCGAATCACAATCTGACGGTATGCGCCGTTCGCGCGGGCTAAAATCTCAAAACAGCTTATCCGCAAGGGACTTGATGCCAGCCACTGCCCATCCAAGCCCCGGCCTTGCGCCTCGTCCCGAGGTCAACGCCAAGCCGCTGATTTCAAATCTTGCAAGCCGGTTGTCGACGCTGATGGGCCTTCTCATTGCGGCGCTGATGTTGACCGGCTGCACTGTCGGCGGGCCGAACTCCATGCCCGGCAGCCAGGTGACCGCGTCGAGCGACACAACCGGATCGCCCACGCGGAAGCGACCCTCGATCAAGGTGGCAGTCCTGCTGCCGCTCTCGGCCGAAGGGAACACCAAGAAGATTGCCGAGGCGATGAAGCGCGCCGGGGAACTGGCGCTGTTCGACTTCAAGAACCCAGAACTCCAGTTGATGACGAAGGACACCCGAGGCACACCGGAGGGCGCGAAAGTCGCCGCGGAACAGGCCGTTCAGGAAGGCGCGGAACTGATCATCGGCCCGCTTTTTGCCGAGGCGGTGCAGGGTGCGGCACCCGTCGCGCGCAAGGCGGGCGTGCCGGTCATCGCTTTTTCCAGCAACCGCAAGGTTGCCGGCAATGGTGTCTACCTGCTGAGCTTCCTGGCCGGAAGCGAGGTGCGCCGGATCGTCTCCTACGCCATGACGCAGGGCCATCGGCGCTTTGCGGCGCTGATCCCCGAAAACGCCTTCGGCAAGATCATGCAGGAGGCGTTCGAAACGGCTGTGCGCGACACGGGCGGGCAGATCGTGGCGCTGCAGACCTACAAGCCGGACGCCAACAGCATGCTCAAGCCGGTCGAACAGGTCGCCGCGCTGGCGAAGAAGGGTAGCGAGCAACCGCCCCAGTTCGATGCGCTGTTCATGCCCGGCAGTTCGGACACGCTGCCCGCGCTGGCCCCGCTTCTACCCTACTTCGAGGTGGACACCGCGTCGATCCAGATCCTCGGCTCAAACGGCTGGGACTACACCGGCATCGGCCGCGAGAAGCCGCTACGCGGCGCCTGGTTCCCGGCAGCCGACCCGAGTGGCTGGCAGGACTTCACCAAGCGCTACGTCGAGACCTACGGCGACCCGCCGCCACGCCTGGCGAGCCTTGCCTATGACGCGGTGAGCCTCGCGGCCACACTGTCGGAAGGGTCGAAAGGCAACCGCTACACCGCCGACCGGCTGACACGGGATAGCGGCTTTTCGGGCGTGGATGGCTTGTTCCGGCTGCGGGACAACGGACTGTCCCAGCGCGGGCTGGCGATCCTTGAGGTGCAGCGGTTCGGTGCAAACGTGGTCGATCCGGCGCCGCGTACGTTTGCGGGCGCCCAGTTCTAGCCGGTCGCAGCGGCCG is a window of Dichotomicrobium thermohalophilum DNA encoding:
- the rsmI gene encoding 16S rRNA (cytidine(1402)-2'-O)-methyltransferase, with protein sequence MSENEHGTNRGARISRRTDSQLEALLNQGLAPGLHIVATPIGNLGDISLRALAALASADRLLCEDTRRARKLLSHYGISRDLRVYEEHSAERIRPYVLEWLRAGEAVALISDAGTPLISDPGYKLVRDAVEAGVPVHTVPGPVAAVAALTVSGLPTDSFFFAGFLPPRAAARRQRLSELAGVEATLIFYESAARLMSVLRDIADTLGERKVTIVREITKRFETHYRGTAEALLAELEGPALKGEIVVLVEPPTTQGEVSDELILQQLEQATRTMSPRDAVRWVADVLNVQRKRVYDLMVAQRRDQDH
- a CDS encoding penicillin-binding protein activator; its protein translation is MPATAHPSPGLAPRPEVNAKPLISNLASRLSTLMGLLIAALMLTGCTVGGPNSMPGSQVTASSDTTGSPTRKRPSIKVAVLLPLSAEGNTKKIAEAMKRAGELALFDFKNPELQLMTKDTRGTPEGAKVAAEQAVQEGAELIIGPLFAEAVQGAAPVARKAGVPVIAFSSNRKVAGNGVYLLSFLAGSEVRRIVSYAMTQGHRRFAALIPENAFGKIMQEAFETAVRDTGGQIVALQTYKPDANSMLKPVEQVAALAKKGSEQPPQFDALFMPGSSDTLPALAPLLPYFEVDTASIQILGSNGWDYTGIGREKPLRGAWFPAADPSGWQDFTKRYVETYGDPPPRLASLAYDAVSLAATLSEGSKGNRYTADRLTRDSGFSGVDGLFRLRDNGLSQRGLAILEVQRFGANVVDPAPRTFAGAQF